A genomic region of Xanthomonas fragariae contains the following coding sequences:
- a CDS encoding gamma-glutamyl-gamma-aminobutyrate hydrolase family protein, whose amino-acid sequence MTPDPNYFIRPVVGVTSNRHLDDGVHRDWLRRRYIEALDTYAAVECVILPTIDGNLSRDATIKKVRGLVRRLDGLVLTGDESNLDPNIFDEHQRGWDQAEDDVIQNERDRPRDRLSCVALSVAIELAMPILGICRGLQEMTVHRGGVLNTDLSVAGSSLVHREPANLPRDQQYLPAHAIRIVPDGLLASIVEQDQLRVNSLHNQGVTQTVPGVQVEAVAEDGVIEAISYQTSVFQLGLQWHPEWHAANDVTSQRIFRLFGNACQVYLAAMSSPR is encoded by the coding sequence ATGACGCCTGATCCCAATTATTTCATTCGTCCCGTTGTAGGCGTCACATCAAATCGCCATCTTGACGATGGGGTTCATCGGGATTGGCTGCGACGACGCTATATCGAAGCGCTCGACACCTATGCAGCCGTCGAATGTGTCATTCTTCCGACAATCGACGGAAATCTGTCTCGGGATGCCACCATTAAAAAGGTCCGTGGCCTAGTACGACGTCTTGACGGTCTGGTTTTGACTGGCGACGAGTCAAATCTCGACCCGAACATCTTTGACGAACATCAACGCGGTTGGGACCAGGCCGAAGACGACGTCATTCAAAATGAGCGAGACCGGCCGAGAGATCGTCTATCGTGTGTCGCGCTGTCGGTGGCAATAGAGCTGGCCATGCCGATCCTCGGCATTTGTCGAGGTCTGCAGGAAATGACTGTTCACAGGGGTGGAGTTCTGAATACCGATCTGTCAGTAGCGGGGTCAAGCTTGGTGCATAGAGAACCCGCCAATCTACCTCGCGATCAGCAATATCTTCCGGCACATGCGATTCGGATCGTGCCAGATGGACTATTGGCGTCCATTGTCGAGCAGGATCAACTCCGGGTAAATTCACTTCACAATCAAGGTGTAACTCAGACGGTACCCGGAGTTCAAGTCGAGGCTGTCGCTGAGGATGGCGTAATCGAAGCCATTTCCTACCAGACATCGGTTTTTCAGCTCGGTTTGCAGTGGCACCCAGAATGGCATGCGGCAAACGACGTTACCAGCCAGAGGATATTCCGGTTATTCGGCAATGCCTGCCAAGTATATTTGGCCGCGATGTCATCGCCAAGATAG
- a CDS encoding fatty acid desaturase family protein, with protein sequence METSQTWKLRNKRFATFQFSRDIMRELAGLRPDNITGALYVLKDYIVIFFCTAVTIQLDWWLYPIAVLIIGAHQRGLTTISHDAAHRILAKNKWWNNFLGTTFAAYPIFQRHWAYRVSHVHLHHPHLGDPDRDPDLKFFIKSGVYTVREPQEYKFLIVWKAIFGGATLRYLDYLWHNRFLVLEKNEKSVDKWGYIIDSYGFISFWILVIAGFVIADSLHLLVLFWLIPYLTTFQILGWFTELAEHSPMCEVQEKNVYLTRNRKGNLIERVLFGVNSDEYHLEHHLSPGVPFWMLKRAQKIRMRDPGYAEIADSWGGLFVRGSAGQPSVISQLLDRNRRLYERNMHLTEPGYIDNDA encoded by the coding sequence ATGGAAACGTCTCAGACGTGGAAGCTTAGAAACAAGCGATTCGCTACATTCCAATTTTCTCGCGATATCATGCGCGAGCTGGCTGGATTGCGTCCGGACAACATAACTGGAGCTTTGTATGTCCTAAAAGATTATATAGTCATTTTTTTCTGTACGGCTGTAACGATTCAGCTCGACTGGTGGCTTTACCCGATAGCAGTGCTTATCATTGGCGCGCACCAGCGTGGGCTAACGACCATCTCGCATGATGCGGCTCATCGAATACTTGCAAAAAATAAATGGTGGAACAATTTCCTCGGTACCACATTTGCCGCTTATCCTATCTTCCAACGGCACTGGGCTTATCGTGTTTCTCATGTACATCTGCATCATCCTCATCTAGGTGATCCGGATAGAGATCCCGACCTGAAGTTCTTCATAAAGTCTGGAGTTTATACAGTCCGCGAACCGCAAGAGTACAAGTTCCTGATCGTCTGGAAGGCGATTTTTGGCGGTGCGACGCTTCGCTATTTAGACTACCTATGGCACAACCGTTTCCTTGTTTTAGAAAAAAATGAGAAAAGCGTCGATAAATGGGGCTACATTATTGATTCCTATGGTTTTATATCGTTCTGGATATTAGTTATTGCAGGATTCGTTATTGCCGATTCACTACATCTTCTGGTCTTGTTCTGGTTGATTCCTTACCTTACTACGTTCCAAATATTGGGGTGGTTCACTGAGCTCGCTGAACACTCGCCGATGTGTGAAGTCCAAGAAAAAAATGTTTACCTAACGCGCAATCGAAAAGGCAACCTAATTGAACGTGTGTTGTTCGGTGTTAATTCCGATGAGTACCATCTGGAGCATCATCTATCGCCGGGCGTTCCGTTCTGGATGTTGAAACGCGCGCAAAAGATTCGAATGCGAGACCCTGGCTATGCTGAGATCGCAGATTCCTGGGGAGGTCTTTTTGTACGTGGTTCCGCGGGGCAGCCCAGCGTGATTTCCCAGTTGCTCGACCGAAACCGTCGACTATATGAACGCAACATGCACCTTACCGAACCGGGGTACATTGATAATGACGCCTGA
- a CDS encoding O-acetylhomoserine aminocarboxypropyltransferase/cysteine synthase family protein produces MSDIVKDSEISVETALLHAGYRHDPLTKAIAVPIYQTTAYELDGNLAKTADIYNVKKDGFTYTRIINPTTRILERRYAKVDGAADALAVASGQAATFLALINLCSGRPGDNVVVSKYLYGNTWNLFFNTFKRLGIEARSADPRELESFNRQVDDRTIAFFGEVFSNPCVIPLPVTKLAEIARSHSIPLVVDNTTTPLVCKPASLGAAISTYSATKYICGHGTTLGGLVVDNGNFAFDRSPRLPLLNNPDDAHGGIRWHDAVRELEDLGASAYLLKARMTWLRDTGAAISPLSSFQLIQGLETLHLRMQRHCENAAVVACFLQSHPKVKRVSYPGLATGRERDIVDELVDARFGYGAMIMFELDDEAAGRAFIQNVRLMYHVSNVGDARTLVTHPVSTTHTTVPKSQREDAGIFDGSIRICIGIEDVNDLVNDIKRGLDTI; encoded by the coding sequence ATGTCAGATATTGTTAAAGATAGCGAAATTTCAGTGGAGACGGCTCTTCTGCATGCGGGCTATCGCCACGACCCTCTCACCAAAGCTATCGCGGTCCCTATATACCAGACTACCGCCTACGAGCTCGACGGTAACTTGGCCAAGACTGCTGACATCTACAACGTTAAAAAAGACGGATTTACCTACACCCGCATCATCAATCCTACAACGCGAATTTTGGAACGTCGATACGCGAAAGTGGACGGTGCTGCAGATGCACTTGCGGTAGCGTCCGGACAGGCCGCTACTTTCCTCGCACTGATCAACCTGTGCAGCGGGCGACCGGGCGACAACGTGGTGGTTTCGAAGTATCTGTATGGAAATACTTGGAATCTATTTTTCAACACTTTCAAACGGTTGGGCATCGAGGCGCGATCAGCCGATCCTCGGGAGCTGGAGTCGTTCAATCGACAAGTCGACGATAGAACCATCGCGTTTTTCGGCGAAGTCTTTTCCAACCCTTGCGTTATTCCATTACCGGTCACAAAGCTAGCTGAAATCGCAAGATCCCATAGCATTCCGCTGGTTGTGGACAATACAACGACGCCATTGGTATGTAAACCCGCCTCACTCGGTGCGGCCATCAGTACCTATTCCGCCACAAAATACATCTGCGGTCACGGCACCACGCTAGGGGGGCTGGTGGTCGACAACGGTAATTTCGCTTTTGACAGGTCTCCGCGCCTGCCGCTACTCAACAACCCTGACGATGCCCATGGCGGAATACGTTGGCACGATGCTGTGCGTGAACTGGAAGACCTTGGGGCAAGCGCCTATTTGCTGAAAGCACGCATGACCTGGCTTCGCGATACTGGAGCTGCAATTAGTCCATTGTCGAGTTTTCAATTGATTCAGGGGTTAGAAACGTTGCATCTACGCATGCAACGCCACTGCGAAAACGCAGCAGTAGTCGCCTGCTTCCTGCAGAGTCACCCCAAGGTCAAAAGAGTTTCGTATCCAGGGCTTGCCACCGGACGTGAGCGCGACATCGTTGACGAACTGGTCGATGCGCGCTTCGGTTACGGCGCCATGATCATGTTCGAATTGGATGACGAGGCTGCTGGCCGGGCATTCATACAGAACGTTCGACTTATGTATCACGTGTCGAACGTGGGCGACGCGCGAACGCTAGTAACACACCCGGTCTCGACCACCCATACAACTGTGCCAAAATCTCAGCGCGAAGACGCCGGAATATTCGACGGATCGATTCGCATATGCATCGGCATAGAAGACGTTAATGATCTTGTTAACGACATCAAACGGGGTCTTGACACCATTTAA
- a CDS encoding 2-aminoethylphosphonate--pyruvate transaminase, with protein sequence MTPGPLALSGEVKSQMQFDMGSREGSFKKITGLMRELTINLIEGQRSHSAIPIQGSGTYGMEAALASFVSPGDKPLVCINGIYGERILKILQIRGIHAVSMRAPSNEPLSATDIAGYLEKDKSITHVCFVHCETTTGVINPLDEIAKLTKQHGLVTIVDAISSFGAIDISAKRTPFDVLVTSSNKCIEGPPGLAFVIATIDLLKKKGHPVNSFVLDVRDQWKTLEETGEWRSTPPTHVVQASTRALELLTREGVCHRSSRYGSVRDEIIRATDRYTAPLLSAKARSPVCLALTAKGVIDTENDFNSFYMHLFNYNLCIYSKFHIQTRSFRIGCMGAIKPAWILLLSAAFRDFFDNRESCRQALTHTKSLVASGSF encoded by the coding sequence ATGACGCCTGGCCCTTTGGCTTTGAGCGGAGAAGTAAAGTCACAGATGCAGTTTGATATGGGCTCACGGGAAGGGAGCTTCAAAAAAATCACCGGTTTAATGCGCGAGCTGACGATAAATTTGATCGAAGGGCAGAGGTCGCACTCAGCTATCCCCATCCAAGGTAGCGGTACCTACGGGATGGAGGCTGCATTGGCAAGCTTTGTATCTCCAGGTGATAAGCCGCTTGTCTGCATAAATGGAATTTATGGAGAGCGCATACTGAAAATACTCCAAATAAGGGGCATCCATGCCGTCAGCATGAGAGCGCCTAGTAACGAGCCGCTTTCGGCGACTGACATAGCTGGGTATCTGGAAAAAGATAAATCAATCACCCACGTCTGTTTCGTTCATTGCGAGACCACTACCGGTGTTATCAATCCACTAGATGAGATAGCCAAGCTAACTAAACAACACGGCCTCGTAACGATCGTGGATGCAATTAGTTCTTTCGGAGCCATCGATATCAGTGCGAAGCGCACACCCTTTGATGTTCTTGTAACGTCAAGCAATAAATGTATTGAAGGCCCGCCAGGGCTTGCCTTTGTGATTGCTACAATAGATCTATTAAAAAAGAAGGGACATCCAGTCAATTCCTTCGTCCTCGATGTGCGCGACCAATGGAAAACTCTCGAAGAGACAGGGGAATGGCGATCGACGCCTCCCACGCACGTGGTCCAAGCCAGCACGAGGGCGCTTGAACTGCTGACTCGTGAAGGCGTATGTCATCGCAGTAGCCGTTACGGATCGGTGCGTGATGAGATCATCAGAGCAACAGATCGATACACAGCACCCCTTCTGAGTGCAAAAGCGAGATCCCCTGTATGTTTAGCGCTCACGGCAAAAGGAGTCATCGACACAGAGAATGACTTCAATTCATTTTATATGCATCTTTTTAACTACAATCTCTGTATCTATTCAAAATTCCACATTCAGACGCGCAGCTTCAGGATCGGATGCATGGGCGCCATCAAACCCGCTTGGATCCTTCTGCTGTCAGCAGCGTTTCGGGACTTTTTCGACAACCGCGAAAGTTGCCGACAGGCGCTTACGCATACCAAGTCATTAGTTGCGAGCGGGAGTTTTTAG